DNA from Neovison vison isolate M4711 chromosome 12, ASM_NN_V1, whole genome shotgun sequence:
GTATTACCCAGCAATGAAAGGAATGAAATGCTGAGATGCCACAACAAGGATGAAGCTCGAAGACagtatgctaagtaaaagaagttcATCACAAAAGACTCAGTGGGTGAATTGTATGACATGTGAATGATATCTCAGTACAgcatttacaaaaaaataaaaggtttaccCAATAAAAGTGGTACTCGACGACTCTAGTTACTGCTCACATTGCTACTCAGAGGTAACACCCATTTATCAATAAGTATATAttattcggggcacctgggtggttgagtcgttaagcatctgccttcagctcaggtcatgatcctggggtcctgggatcgagccccatatcgggctccctgcatggcgggaagcccgcttctccctcttccactccccctgcttgtgttccctctttcactgtgcctctctctgtcaaataaatgaataaaatcttttttttaagtatgtattATTCTAAATAACCATaggttctggggtgcctggatggcttagtcagttaagtgtctgctttcagctcaggacatgatcccgggccctgctcaggggggagcctgcttctccctctccctctgcccctcccaaccccctatgctcttgcatgctctctttcttccaaataaataaatatttttttaaaaattttaaaaagtaaaaataaataaccatagGTTCAAAGTGTTCATTCTATACTGCAACATACTATATGTACTTTATATAGGTCTACTTAAATATATAGTGGGGGTATTTTCAAGGTAGTAAATACTACCCACCTTATTCTTTTAAATGGCTATAAGTACtccaataataacaacaaaaacaataatggCCACTAATATTTATATAGTCCTTCACTGTTCCAAGTGCATATATACTTACTCATGTAATACCTACAACAACCCTATGCAGTAAAGTTCTATATTATGCTCAGTGACTCAAGCCTGCTCCTGACTCTTGGGGTCCGGTCCTGCCCAAGGTCTTGGCAAAGCCCCAAGAATAGCACAGAGTGTCCTGACTCCTCAGGTTTCCCACTGATCACTTCAGCCCACGGGGCAGAAGGGCACAGAGGTCAAGAAGAGGGACTGAGTGGTGCCTTGAGAGGGGAGggcccagagaagcctccaaaaaAAGACCAAGGGGTTCTGCTCCACTGTCCCAGCACCCCTCACTCACCTCAGCCTCGGCCAGACTGATCTGTCTCTCCAGATCCTCAGGAATCATTTTCCCTCTGGAAAAGAAAACTGACTGGGTAAAGAAGTAATTGGTTTTCTCAGCTAGGAGGCAGAATGGCTGAGAGCAGGGTAATGTGGGGTTAGCTACACAGAGGCcataatgttgatttttttcctaagaggGGTAAGCGGATCTCAGGGGACAGGGCGAGAGACTCCAGCAGTCATTGGTAGACAGAAGGGGCAACTCTGTAGgaacagagaggggagaagagccCACTTGCGGCATGGGCCTGAGGCCAGAGCTTCTGGCAGCAGGAAGGCACACTGTGCCAGGCTGGCTCTGAGCCATGTGAACAGAAGGACCTTTACCTCTCATCTGTCTTGACCACTCGGACACTGTCGGTGCCAAGTCCCAGAAAAGCAGCCCCCTTCTTGATGGAGTAATGACACTGTGCAGAAAGGCAGAGGGCAGATTAGGCTTGGGGCAAGAGGGCTGGGaggacaggaaggagagagacattGGTGAATGTGTGAGCTACAACAGATGAGACTCTGTAGACGAAGGCTTCTCGAATGTTCATGTGCCTCCACATCACCAGGGTGTCTGGTTCAAATGCAAATTCATACTCAGtatgtctggggtggggcccgagactccttcctttctttctttctttcttttctttctttcttaagactctgcatttctgacaagttcccaggtgacacTGATGCTACTGGTCCACAGACCACACACTCTGAGTAGAAAGGGCGTGGACTATGTCCGCTGCACTCCTGGTCCCTCTGCTACCTGCGCACAGAAGGCAAGGCGAATGGGAGCGTTTATCCAGCCCCTTAAGTgcttctgcctggaggcaggctgGCTCTGGAGATGGGGCTGGGCAGGCAGACTCCACTGGCTGGACATTAGAATCAGGAGCCCAGGGCTGGTCTGAGTCTCTTCTCACCTCCTTTGATGCGAAGAGAGCCAGGGGTGGCAGCGCCCGGAGGCCCCTCTGCTTGCAGTCCGGGTAGCGCTGATAGCGGGCTAGGTTCACCGCATACATGTTGGAGATGGAGCCACCTGTCACAGGGAAGGTGGCAAGAGGGAGGAGCAGCGGGTCAAAACTGGAGCTTGCTCTCCCTGACCTCCACCCAGGAGAACAGATCAAAGCAGCACGAGTGATAGGCTCCCAGGGCTCTCCTCAGAGCATACTGATAACCCCCGAACAGCCCAAGGATTCACAGGTTCCCCCGGAATACTTCCCTCCATATTCTGGGTGGACCCAGGCAagtgcctcccctccccagagcagGCACTGGAGTGCTGATCCCATGGACTGTTTGACAAACATGAGGATACAGGGGACTGGGCAGCTTCTCTCAGGTTTGGCCTGAGCCCAGCtggagaggacagagaggaaTCACCCCGCCCGCCAGCATAGAGCAAAAAATCGTGGGGGAGGAGAACTCTCAAAAAGGCCAAAGAGAGGCCCCCCTCCCTCTCACATACCAGGACAGAAGACCCCATCCCCAGAGCTCCAGCCCACCAGGGACCGGAGTTTCTTCAGCACCTCTTCTTCCATGAGCACAAACACAGGGGCGATTTCATAAGTGTACCTGCCAGGAGAGGAggagatgagaaaggaaaagaggagggagggcCAGCGGCGGGGTCAGACTCAGAGGAGCAGGAAAAGGAGGTGGGGACAATGAGGGAGGAAAGGTCCAAAGAGAGGAACGACCTGGTGACCAAGAGCCAGGGAAGCAAGAATGAGGAAGAACTGGGGGTCCGGAGGTATGAGAAAGCTGGGAGAAAGGGAGCCCAAAGGGTACAAGGAGAAAGACTGCTAGCAGAGATGCCAGCAAAACCATTCTCCTCCCCCTGGGATATGTCTCCAGCAAATCCAAGCCTTTGTAAGGTGCGGGGAAGGGGCCCGGAGATGACTCACTGGCTGGTGTTGAGGCTCTCAGTGACAATGCGCCCCGCCAGAGAATGGGGATCCAACCCTGAGAAGAGCTGGTTGAAGAAGTGCGGGTGACCTGGAGAAGGGCAGCggagaggggggcagggagctCAGAGGGCAGCCGTGGCAGGTGGATGGACAAACTCCAGACGCTCCTCCCGCCGCAGCCCAGGACCCACAGGTTTTCACACTGTAGTGGATCACCTCCCGGCACCGTGCCAGGATCCGCTCAGCCGCCTCGCCCTCGCTGCGCAGCTCCAGGTCCAGCAGCCGCTTCAGCTCCTCCGGCTCCTTCCACTCGCAGACCTGGTGGGAGGAGCGGGAGGTTCTGGCGGCCCGTGGACACCCCACTGACCGGCTGCCCGCACCACCTCTCAGCTTGCGTGGAAAACGAGTTAGGAATGTTTCCCAAGTAACTCGTGAACAAGGGTAAATATACACAGTAGGAGGCAGCATATAATCCCTGAGGCACACAGCCAGACAGTGATGAACTGGGGGGTGAAGCCTTGTCGGCAGGGGAAAGTTCGGAGCCAGGTAcaatgggcaggaggaggggaaaggaccCACCTTCTCAGAGGCACTGGTCCCTTTCCGAATGACCTCATCCATAACAATCCCAAACACATCCCGGAGCAAGGCTTCTGCAGCCATGGGGTCCCCATCAGGGGAGAAGAGTGGTTTAGAGTCAGCCATCAGGATAAAATCTGTGAGCAAAGCAGAGTTACTCCCTACTCCGCCCAGGGTATCCCAGCAGGACCTAAGCAGCAAGGACCCCAACCGCAGCCCAGTCCCAGCCTTTGCTGGGTGGACAAGAGCAAGTGCCCAGGGAGAAGGTCAGTAGCAACAGGTGGGGAAGAAACAGGCAGTGAGCGCTGAGCTGGTGGAAACCGGTGGCCACTGCCTACCTCGGGCAACAATGAGAGGCTTACCTTTCCACCCAAGTCTCTGTTCAGGGGAGCCGGAGGGAAGGCACCCAGCTAGCTTTTGAGAGAGTTAGGACTGGGACAGCGGAGGGGGTGAGGTATAGGCAACAGTCACATGACCATGAGCTCACTCTCCTGACCCTTGCCCCGAAGAGAACTTAGAGATTTGGGATAGGGACAACTGGTTGAGATAAGTCCCTGAATAATCATTAGCTGACCTGAAGAAGGGGGGAatgcaaagaaaagcaaaatacattAACATCGGGGTTGAGAGAGCAGCCAGGAAGAATCACTGTGAAGGGCTGGAGATGGGACTTAGTGGAGAATGTTGGGGGTGTGGTGCAGGGAGTTATTGCCCCTGACCCTGGAGACAGAAGCGAGAGGGAGCCTGAGAGAGGTGGAGGTGAAATAGTTTATCTATTTGTACCCCTACGCCCAAAGAACGatcctgatttatttatttatttatttatttatttattacgattttatttgtttgacagaaagagatgcGGCCAGAGAGgaaacaagctgggggagtggaagagggagaagcaggctttctgcagagcagggagcctaatgcggggctcgatcccagaaccctgggattatgacttcgatcccaggaccctgggatcatgacctgagcagacacttaaccactgagccacccaggccccctgaacCATCCTGATTTCTAAAGCCCTCTTCTACggcaggaaggaaaggggggtTATGTTGAGGAAGCGTTTTGTTAAACAAGTGTAATCTGCGTGCCTCGCAGGCTGAGAGCACTCAATACACAGAATGTGGTGGTCTCAAGTGAGCACCAGCTGTGTTCGTGACACGGTACTGGGGACCGAGACAGCCTTCCTgtctgctgggagggcacagatgCACGTGCAACAGTCACAGCCCGAGGCAGGCTGGATGCTGACCCCATGTGCTACAGAGTTAGAGAGAAGACGGATGGTGGATGGCAGCCGAAGACTGCGGAAGATCTGCAGTGGGACTGGAGCTGAATCTTGAAAGAAGGCAGGAGAAATGGGATTagcaaaagggagaaagagagcatggggggtAGGGTGATGCCAGGAGCTGACATGGGGAAGAAGTATGGCTTGATGTAAGGTCAtgaaggtgcctggctggctgagggAGGTCTGCAAGGATGATACGGGAGCAAAAGCAAGGTGAGCAGAGTTGCATGAGGTTATGGGGAGAGCCTTGAGTGCCAGAAAGGCCCAGGGATTTAAATTTTATCCTGCAGAAAATAGGAACACATTGAAGCATCTGGGtggcagtgggttaagcacctgccttcagatcaggtcatgatctcggggtcctggggctccatcccagtggggagtctgctttctcctttcatgctcactctctctccctctctctctcaaataaataaaatctttaaaaaaaaaaagaaagaaagaaaaagaaaaagaagagaagagaaaaagaaaataggaactcACTGACTCAGTGGCAAGGAACAGTGATGAGCTGATGCCCAGACCAGTATACAGCACAGGAGGCAGAAGTCACAAGGTGTGGCTGTAAACCAGGTGAGAACTGATGCACACTGAAAAAGGGTGGTGTGggtaggaaaggagagaggaaggaggaggtccGCCCAAAGCTCTGAAGAGCTACGGGAACAAAAAGCAGATTTGAGAGTCAGGGTACAGGCTGAAGCCTGGTGATGGGCTCCATTCCTCATGGGAGAAAACGTTCGGAGGGAcagccagggggaggggaaaacaCCAAGGCctaggaaccccccccccccgcaaacaGGTGGGTGAGAGGATCAAGGGAATAGGAAGAGGAACCTTCCTCAAAGTGGGTTGCTCTGGTTTAATCCACCATCAGCAGCCACTAGACCCCACACTAGTAGAAAACACAGGTTCAAGGAACCCCAGAGGTCCAACCCTTAAACATTTCCTCAGTAGACAGGGtttgggggagagaggggagctAGCCCAGGCCTTGAAAATGGAAGGGCCAGTCCTTTATCAGTGTCGCTTTAGCTCCCCTGACAGTTGGCAGCTGTGGGGTGATGGGGTGGAGAGGCTTGAGgggaagaagcaaaggaagaTAGGTACCAATGAAGCACTTAACCACGAGCCACACTCTGTCCTTAATGTGTATTATTATCATCTTTACAACTGTTGAGGGTAGGTATATGGCCTacatgttttgtttaaagatttatttatttgacagacaaagaccacaagtaggcagagaggtaggcagagagagaggaagcaggctccccgctgagcagagagccgaatgtggggcttgatcccaggactctgggatcatgacaagccgaaggcagaggctttaacccactgagccacccaagcgcccctatggCCCACATTTTAATTGAGATTCCAGAGATGCTATGGATGTAGCTGGGTCAGATCACGCAGTCAGCACATGGCCAAGTGGGGTGTGAAGGCAAGCATGGTGCACTCTGAAGCCCCCTGCTCCTAACCATCACGCTCAACTGCCTCTCACGAGGCTCCGTCGGCCCTGAGTGTGCTGTGCTGCTGAGACCACTGCGCCAAGAGTGAGGAGGACACCTCAGGGCCTCCGTTTCTGTAAAATAAGGGGTTTCCAAGAGACAACCTCCAAGGCGCTTGCTGGTGTTCATAGGAGCTCAGGCCAGAAGACATGACAAGCAGGCCAAAGGAGACTTTTATTTCCAAGCAGGGGCAGCAACAGGTTGCAGGGGGTTTGTAAGGCAAGAACAACTGCTTAACAAAGAGAATTTCCTAGCAGGAGGGACGCTTTCCCCAAAGCTCCAAAGAAAGGGTCTGTAGGGGAGACTCCATCCTCCCTTCCCAGGACCTTCTTTATCCTTCCCACCTGAGTCATAGCTCAGAAACGAAATCTGGAGCCGAGGCCTCTGAATACTCCCAGTTTTTTCCAGGGATAAACAGAGAAGTAAGACATCACCACCCTTGTTCCACATACAGAATCCTGCCCTGGGCCCCTGAGAAAGGGAAGGGCCCCCAACCtgcagagtttttctttttcctttgttttttaattaattaattt
Protein-coding regions in this window:
- the CSAD gene encoding cysteine sulfinic acid decarboxylase isoform X2, encoding MADSKPLFSPDGDPMAAEALLRDVFGIVMDEVIRKGTSASEKVCEWKEPEELKRLLDLELRSEGEAAERILARCREVIHYSVKTCHPHFFNQLFSGLDPHSLAGRIVTESLNTSQYTYEIAPVFVLMEEEVLKKLRSLVGWSSGDGVFCPGGSISNMYAVNLARYQRYPDCKQRGLRALPPLALFASKECHYSIKKGAAFLGLGTDSVRVVKTDERGKMIPEDLERQISLAEAEGIVPFLVSATSGTTVLGAFDPLEAIADVCQRHGLWLHVDAAWGGSVLLSQTHRHLLDGIQRADSVAWNPHKLLTAGLQCSALLLRDTSNLLRRCHGSQASYLFQQDKFYDVALDTGDKVVQCGRRVDCLKLWLMWKAQGGQGLERRVDQAFALAWYLVEELKKREGFELIMENLSMCVSGSCPPACGGSRKARITVKGWLRWPQCSRSAW